From Apium graveolens cultivar Ventura chromosome 9, ASM990537v1, whole genome shotgun sequence, the proteins below share one genomic window:
- the LOC141686147 gene encoding uncharacterized protein LOC141686147, which translates to MKFASWNVRGLNKGPRQKELQNFVSMYNISLMGILETKVKAHNSVGISKKFNRKWKWLFNYESHHNGRVWVGWDPSIWTVTLHSSNDQYEISGGREHWTPAMQVFKDHLSNYGLGPIRTVGDVFTWTNKREQTPVLKRLDRMVGNAAWSQDCLGNPMQQFNFKLKNVKNALRDFNKKHVNLHTLGRTFLVTKIPVKWMHKGDGNNSFFHQQCKVNWNTNKVFSLHDEEGNLVNGQTDCAKVAVSYFQSLMSNVSVSNNVDLSSVDCKSISEDQARDLVAHITNSIIYLTLKSMKRNKAPGPDGVNVEFFLATWDITGTVFCEAVKYFFATSTMPLGTNATFISLIPKVRTPSRMQELLGIYVH; encoded by the exons ATGAAGTTTGCTTCCTGGAACGTGAGGGGTCTGAACAAGGGTCCTCGTCAAAAGGAGCTGCAAAATTTTGTATCTATGTATAATATTAGTCTTATGGGTATTTTGGAGACTAAGGTTAAGGCTCACAATTCAGTTGGCATTTCGAAAAAGTTTAACAGAAAATGGAAATGGCTTTTTAATTATGAATCTCATCATAATGGTAGAGTTTGGGTCGGTTGGGATCCGAGTATTTGGACAGTGACTTTACATTCTAGTAATGATCAGT ATGAAATATCCGGTGGCAGGGAGCATTGGACTCCAGCCATGCAGGTCTTTAAAGACCATCTTTCCAATTATGGTTTAGGTCCTATTCGTACCGTAGGAGATGTTTTTACTTGGACTAATAAGAGAGAGCAAACTCCGGTTCTCAAAAGACTGGACAGAATGGTGGGGAATGCTGCATG GTCCCAAGATTGCCTGGGTAACCCAATGCAGCAATTCAACTTCAAGCTTAAGAATGTTAAAAATGCTCTCCGTGATTTTAACAAGAAGCATGTGAATCTCCATACCTTG GGAAGAACATTTCTTGTTACAAAAATCCCAGTTAAGTGGATGCACAAGGGGGATGGTAATAATTCCTTCTTCCACCAGCAATGCAAGGTGAATTGGAATACTAACAAGGTTTTTAGCTTACATGATGAGGAGGGGAACCTGGTTAATGGGCAAACGGACTGTGCAAAGGTGGCAGTCTCGTATTTTCAAAGTCTTATGAGCAATGTCTCGGTTTCGAATAATGTGGATCTCAGTTCAGTGGATTGCAAAAGCATCAGTGAGGATCAAGCCAGGGACCTAGTGGCTCATATCACCAATTCTATTATTTATCTGACTTTGAAGTCTATGAAACGTAATAAAGCTCCAGGGCCTGATGGGGTAAACGTTGAATTCTTTTTGGCTACTTGGGATATCACTGGGACTGTTTTTTGTGAAGCAGTGAAATATTTCTTCGCAACAAGCACGATGCCACTTGGAACTAATGCCACTTTTATTTCCTTAATTCCTAAGGTTCGTACTCCTTCCCGAATGCAagaattgttaggaatatatgtgcattag